From one Henningerozyma blattae CBS 6284 chromosome 1, complete genome genomic stretch:
- the GRC3 gene encoding polynucleotide 5'-hydroxyl-kinase (similar to Saccharomyces cerevisiae GRC3 (YLL035W); ancestral locus Anc_4.22): protein MGFTLQKKKSNHIDLAPHSMSLPQYYSNSDSSDDDNNSSDLELITTSHNQTKKYVDEYEEETIEPTNKTFFNPLINLNIFHIDNSNSIFVGLKNKQHLYLSGIFQLQIIKGGIIYNNIHYNASKEEFTFWHPLNCSIPPLQSSFFAGWNEIILKDKSFNMEKLNHFDCILKISNSKTKNLNNAFNLFPELKYLWNLRDTFMNSIWNKNFTFNILNENIDSFHSLIIPNNWVTNIEKLKISQKNSLLDMKILIIGAKNSGKSTLNRLLLETFINEKEFQDDILYVDLDPGQPEYSSPDCISITKIDKNSKIFGQHLAQLNFNKLKEIYIGSSSPQDFPTKYLNAINQLISFLNEENFIGTSLINLPGWIKGFGIKILNYIIQLYKPTDLIFLESTSSKSLYDELEIPESFTSNLRENYKPIIYNIPSILNIIETNQYSPNSSTLNFFQQTRFHASQLRTFKLIAYFHKQIEEGAYVDYDFQPLIHSSPIQISYGEKGICGIQLLEEFLDINPEDIKNTLEGTVVAIQKSLVDIKSQVKFKGSFPFLNSNNIDLQFIALGIIHSIDDEKKIINIYIPKSKLEQLNKNPNIQWVLTRAKTETPLCEIYPPNSNIRKQYSTIPYISTERRKKFEHVWKVRKNVMRRGHHMK, encoded by the coding sequence ATGGGATTTacattacaaaaaaaaaaaagcaatcACATAGACCTAGCACCACATTCAATGAGTCTACCgcaatattattcaaattcagACTCTTCTGATGATGACAATAATTCTTCTGATCTCGAATTAATTACCACTTCACATAACCAAACTAAGAAATACGTAGATGaatatgaagaagaaacCATTGAACCCACaaataaaacttttttcaatcCATTGATTAAtcttaatattttccacatcgataattcaaattcaatctTTGTTGGtcttaaaaataaacaacaCCTTTATCTTTCAGGTATTTTCCAATTACAAATCATTAAAGGTGGTAtcatatataataatattcattataaCGCCTCCAAAGAAGAATTTACATTTTGGCATCCTTTAAATTGTTCCATACCACCTTTAcaatcttcattttttgcAGGTTggaatgaaattattttaaaagataaatcttttaatatggaaaaattaaatcattttgattgtattttaaaaatatcaaattccaagactaaaaatttaaataatgcattcaatttatttcctgaattaaaatatttatggAATTTAAGAGATACATTTATGAATTCTATTtggaataaaaattttacttttaatatattaaatgaaaatattgactCATTTCACTCGTTAATAATACCAAATAATTGGGtaacaaatattgaaaaattgaaaatatctcaaaaaaattcattattagatatgaaaattttgataattggTGCTAAAAATTCAGGAAAATCTACTTTAaatagattattattagaaacaTTCATTAATGAGAAAGAATTTCAAGATGATATCTTATATGTAGATTTAGATCCGGGGCAACCAGAATATTCTTCACCTGATTGTATTTCAATTACCAAgattgataaaaattctaaaatttttggTCAACATTTAGCtcaattgaatttcaataaattaaaagaaatttatatcGGTTCATCTTCACCTCAAGATTTCCccacaaaatatttaaatgccatcaatcaattaatttcatttcttaatgaagaaaattttattggAACTTCACTTATTAACTTACCCGGTTGGATTAAAGGGTttggtattaaaattttaaattatattattcaattatataaacCCActgatttaatatttcttgaatctacatcttcaaaatcattatatgatgaattagaaatacCTGAATCATTCACAAGCAATTTACGtgaaaattataaaccAATCATCTATAATATCCCATCTATTCTTAACATTATTGAAACAAATCAATATTCTCCAAATTCAAGtacattaaatttttttcaacaaaCAAGATTCCACGCTTCACAATTAAGAACGTTTAAACTTATAGCATATTTCCATAAACAAATAGAAGAAGGTGCATATGTGGATTATGATTTCCAACCTTTAATACATTCTTCTCCAATCCAAATATCTTATGGTGAGAAAGGTATATGTGGTATTCAATTGTTAGAAGAGTTTCTAGATATTAATCctgaagatattaaaaatacacTTGAAGGAACAGTAGTGGCTATCCAAAAATCTCTTGTAGATATTAAGAGCCAAGTAAAATTTAAAGGTTCATTTCCGTTTTTAAATtccaataatattgatCTACAATTTATTGCATTAGGAATAattcattcaattgatgatgaaaaaaaaatcataaatatatatattcctAAATCAAAATTGGAGCaactaaataaaaatccTAATATACAATGGGTTTTAACAAGAGCTAAAACAGAAACTCCATTATGTGAAATTTACCCGCctaatagtaatattagaaaacaATATAGTACTATTCCATATATATCCACAGAACGTAGGAAAAAATTCGAACATGTTTGGAAAGTTCGTAAAAATGTTATGAGAAGAGGCCATCATATGAAGTAA
- the IRC19 gene encoding Irc19p (similar to Saccharomyces cerevisiae YLL033W; ancestral locus Anc_4.25), with product MSKRASINCLIKTKNAIINDEYTFIKPHSKYFPLQISTYIGTDKQSNDSKFLLMIFRRLCRLKPFISDRKMVKDTYSQYIHYKFTKENYQLKRSKVLPQQQCRNPDSQYLPYESIYNSLTFVLKAVSAQPEGKDKNLELARDNLMCKQILKNLLSIEFDKHTVVKQCRGVSRSVPYQSLYSNYDYLVLDKAKYNKKLSRDTFTNSVIGIFDRNLILLNEMIDTRL from the coding sequence atgTCAAAAAGAGCCTCTATAAATTGCTTAATCAAAACGAAAAATGCAATAATTAATGATGAGTATACATTTATTAAACCTCACTCGAAATACTTTCCTCTTCAAATCTCAACATATATCGGTACGGATAAACAAAGTAATGACTCTAAATTcttattaatgatattccGTAGACTTTGTAGGCTAAAACCCTTCATATCTGATAGAAAAATGGTAAAGGACACTTATAgtcaatatattcattacaaattcacaaaagaaaattatcaattgaaaagatCAAAAGTATTACCTCAACAACAATGCCGAAATCCTGATTCACAATATTTACCATACGAATCaatatataattcattGACCTTTGTGCTAAAGGCAGTGTCAGCACAACCCGAAGGAAAAGATAAAAACTTGGAACTAGCAAGAGATAATTTAATGTGTAAGCAAATCCTTAAAAATTTACTGTCCATTGAGTTTGATAAACATACAGTTGTAAAGCAATGTAGAGGTGTATCCAGGTCAGTTCCATATCAGAGCTTATATTCGaattatgattatttagTACTTGATAAAGcaaaatacaataaaaaGTTATCAAGAGATACTTTCACCAATTCAGTTATTGGTATATTTGATAGAAATTTGATACTTTTGAATGAAATGATCGATACGAGATTATAG